Genomic DNA from Candidatus Binatia bacterium:
AGTGTGGCTACGTGGCCGGCCCCTAATGCGATAGCGGCCTGCACATGATCCGAGCGAGCGATGGATAGAACCTCGGCACGGATTGTTCGCGCCGTTGTCGTCCAGCCGACGGCGACGATCACGAGAATCAAGACCGTGGTGCTGGGTTCGAACAAGGCGGCTACCGCGATCGCAAGGAGTAGGACTGGGAACGATAGCACCACATCGGTACAGCGCATGAGCAGGTGATCGAGAAACCCACCCGAGTAGCCGGCAAGCAAGCCAACAAGAGCACCAATCGAGATACTGGCAAGGCTCGCCGCCGTTGCGACTGCAAGCGAAAGCCTCGCTCCATGAAGGAGCCTGCTGCAGACGTCTCGACCTAGCTCATCCGTGCCACATGGAAAGCTCCGTTGCGGGGGCCACGGTTGTCCGAAAGAAGGCGCCGTAGGTTGCACAGGATCACGCAGCGGCAACACGGGTGCCAGGGCAGCAAGGGCGGCAAGCAGCATGAGCATGCCGAAGCCAAGTTTGGCGCTCTTTGTCACCTCCTCTCCTCCACGCACTTTAGCCTTCTCGGCGCACTCGCGGGTCGAGCCAGGCGTAACACGCGTCGACCAGAAAATTTACGCAGACAACGAACGTAGTTGCAAGCAAGACCGTGCCCATAAGCACTGGAATATCTTGGTTGAACACGGCCTCTACAGCTAACCGCCCCAAACCGGGCCAGTTGAACACGGTCTCTGTTAGCGTCACACCTCCTAGGAGTGCGGCTAGATCGAGACCGACAAGGGTCAGAAGGGTCAACAGCACATGACCCATCGCGTGCCGGAGCACGATTCGCTGGCGCGGCACCCCCTTTGCTCTCGCAGCCTGAATGAAGGGTTGCTTCATGACATCCGCAAGGCGCGCCATCGTGACCCGGGCATAGTTTGCCGCCAGCCCAAGACCTAAGGCACATGCCGGCAGAACGACGCCACGGAGCCCGAATCCACCCAGCGGGAAAAGTGGCCAGCGAAACGCGAACACGTAGAGCAAGAGCAAACCGGCCCAAAACGCAGGAACGGACAGGCCGAGCACGGTGACACCGAAGGCCCATTGGGCTGTGCGAGGAAACAAGATTGGAATGCAGCCAAGCGCGATTCCCAACGCTGCTCCGATACTCCATGCCGCGATTGCTAGGAACGAGGTGGCTGGGAGACGTTCCAAAACGGCGCTCAGTACGGGTTCTTGATTCACGTACGATCGTCCAAGATCTCCGCGCATCAAACGGCTCAGGTAGCGCCCGTACTGGACAATGAACGGTTGATCCAGCCCAAGGTCTCGCCGAATTCGTTGTAGAACTTCAGGCGATGCTTTTGGACCTGCGACGGTAACCGCGGGGTCTCCCGGAAGAAGCAGCGTTAGAGAAAAAGTGAGCAAGGTCACGCCCAGCAAGACCAACAGTGCAGAGATGACCCTGGCAGCTAAAGCTCTCAACACTATGAGCATAAGCGCTCTCCTACTTGCTGGTCGGAGCCGTGCCAACCACTCTGCACTGTTGCTCGGGGCTGCCGCTGTTGGCTTGCGGAGGCCCTTAGTAGGGATCGCCTAGGTGACAAGAAGGTATGAGCTTGCACCGCAAGGATCACCCACAGCACTTTCGCAGGCATATCCCCTACCCTGCGGATACGACGCGTCAGCCCAGCATCAAACCTCGGTGATGGTTTCGCGTAGAGCTGCTGTGGGTGTCGAAATCGCTTGTCAGAGGTCTGTGAGTTTGGCACACAGCGGGCTGACGAGGGCGACGTGCTTCACAGTTTGATACTGAAGCGGGGAGTTGAAAGCATCTGTGGAACGACGAGCGAGGCGTAGCACGCGGTACCAAGGGCAGCCGCTTGAGTTGTTCACCACAACTCAAGTCGGCCGTATCTTGGGGATCCCTTCCGCACGTGTCCGGCAATTGGTGCGGCTTGTAGATCTGCACGTGCGTCGGCACGGCAAGAGGTGGCTTCTCTCTTTCCGGGAAATTGCTCTTCTGCGACGCGTGCTGCGGCTGACAACGTCTGCGGGCTCTCTCCGGGAACTACAGCGGGCAATTGCCGCATGGCGGCAACACGGATTTCGCGAAGGTAGAACTGATAGCGTCCAGCTTCGCACATCATCCCAGTGGGGACTCGTGGCGGAAAGCCAGGGCCGGTACTGGGATTTGGGGAGCGGGCAACTTCTCTTGCCTTTTCTTGGATTGACCGACGAACGCCCAGGCAGGCCTGCTCCAGTTACGGACATTGTCCAGCACCGGAGCGTTAGCGGCGAGCAAGCTCGGGAGGACCCGGCGGAACGGTGGTACTCATTGGCAATTGCCCGGGAGGAAGCGGGCGATGTTGAAGGCGCTCGCCAAGCATATCTTGCCGCCCTGGGTTTCGACCCATCGCTTTCCGATGCCTGCGTAAATCTCGGCCGCTTGGCTCATTATGAAGGATCTGTGCAGAGAGCTGCGAGCTGGTACCGGCGCGCTCTTGAAATAGCGCCTGACGATCCGATTGCGCACTACAATTTAGCGATCGCTCTCGAAGATCTGGGGGATATGGCGGGCGCGATCAAGGAATATCAGCGAGCCTTAGAGTGTGATTGGGAATTTCCAGAGGCACACTTTAACCTCAGCCGGTTGTTGCGGGTGCTTGGGCAACAGCTCGCCGCGATGCGGCACTTGAAGGTTTACCGCCAGCTCACCGGCTCCAGCCACTGAATCCGTAGATGCGTAAGAGAACGAGCTGTCGGATCGAAAGTCCGCAATCGCAAAGTGCATGAAGCTGGGGATGGCAAGCCGAAGCGACGTCGCTTCGTCCAGTATCTTCCCGCTTACGCACGAGGGCAGAGGCTTGCGGAGGGTTACGATGGGTTACGAAGCAAAGCGGCGGCTTCGGGATGGCCAACGGCGCGCGTTACACGGCGTGAAATGCGCCATCGTCCCTGTTCTCGAACGAACTCCCAGCGGTTGAAACTCAGCCGCCATAGGGTCACCCCGTCGCCCTCCGCTACGTACAGACGAGAGTAGCCTCGGCCGACCGCACGATCTCCGTCGACGTCGATCACCACAGGTCCAACAGTGTGAGCCGTGGCAACGAAGGCGGGATCGTCGCGTTGTCCGACAACCGTTGCCACGATTTGTTGCCGGCCCTCCAGCCGAAGTTCATCAAGTTCGTAAACGGCATCGGAGATAAACATGGTCGAGAGCGCCTCAGCATCTCCGATGTCTGCTGCGAAGCTGTATTCAATGAGCAGTCTTTGGAGGGCGCCAATGTCCTCGAGATACTGCACCCGAGTGTTTAAGTCCGCCGGCTCAGTCATGTGTTGGTCCCTGCCCTTCTCGACCCGCTGGTGCCCAAACGGGAAGGACGACGGCGTCGTTCAACCGCTCGAACACAACGCGAACGGGCATGCCAAAGTGTACCTGTTCTGGCGGACAATTGACAATGTAAGTGACCAGCCGAGCACCCTCGTCCGTTTCGACGATGGCTAAGACCATGGGCAGCCGATGACGGAACGCCGGAAGGAATGGTTCGTACGCAATGACATAAGAGAACACCGTGCCGAAGCCGGAAGCCTCAAACCATTCCAATTCCGCCTCTCGCCAATAAAGTGGTTTCGGAGGCCAGTGTAAGCGACCAGTGTGTCGCTCTCGCTGCAACATCAACTTCCCTTGGCGCGCACCATCCCAGAACGGTCGCATGATCGGGTCTTCCAAATCCGGAAGCGGATAGTCGGGATGGAGGCCATCGTTGGACTCAAGGAGTATTGGTTCACATGTAGTCACGCTCCAAGACCTCCGTTACTCGCGTGTGCTCCCGGAATCGCGAAAAACTGCTCCCTTGGTGGTTTGCGGCGTTTTGTGGCTTGGCAAAGCCGTAGGGTCACGCTCTTTTGCTGCATCTGCCTCTCCTGTGGAGCGGATGGTGGACTCGCTTGCGAAACGGACAACTGTGGGTCGCGGCCGGCGTGGAATGGGTCGCAAGGTATCGACGAGAGTCTGGCGGATCACCCGAAGTTCCTTCTCCCCTGGGCGGCATTCGAGGACTATCCGGATGCCAGGATCTTTGGGGCCTCGCTCGAAATGAAAGCCGAACACGATGCCAAGGCGTCGGAGAGTGGGCAGCAGCACACGCTCGATCTCACGGACCCGCTCCGTCGGAAGTTGTTCGCCGTCGGTTTGGAAGTGCGTGTGGATGAAGCTTTGCCATTCGTCAATGACGCGCATAACCGTTATCCCCTATTCGCGCGTATCCAAGATCTTGCGTCGTATTCCTTCTGGTAGTCACTTGGGCTAAGGGGGCGCAACGGGATGCGCCGTGGAGAGTGACCTCGGTTGTTTGAGGCCGGGAGACGGGAGAGAGGCGAACTCGGCGGAGTTGTGGCAAACCTCGTGTTGGTCCGCCCTAGTTGCCCGCGGCTTTCGTGCGGTTTCCAAGCACGGCCGATGCCTTTGCTGGCTTGCGTAGAAGCGATCCATCTGGTTGGGTTCGAACGGACCGCCTCAGCGATCACTTCGCTGTGGAATTTCTTAAGGGCTGCGCAGAACCACAGCACTGGTGGCCACTCCTGCGGCGCCAGTCACCAACACTGCCTGGCAGTCCGGCACTTGATTGTACGAGGTCCCGCGAATTTGACGCACGCCCTCGAGGATCAAGTTGAATCCGTGCACATATGCTTCAGAGAGCCCGCCTCCGGACGTCAGAACGGGCAACTCTCCCCCAATTTCGATCCTTCCTCCTTCGGTAAACGGCCCGCCTTCGCCGCGGGCACAGAAGCCGTAGTCCTCGAGACCCATGACGACTAACGGCGTGAAGGCATCGTAAATTTGAGCGCAGTCGATGTCGCGAGGGGTTAACTCCGCACGCTGCCAAAGGAGTTGTGCACAAAAGGCGGCGGTGGAGAGCATCTCTTTGGTGTTGTTGTAGTTGGCCAGGTGCACCGGGTTGGGTCCAGACGCTTGGGCTACCGAGTGAACAAGCACGGGCTTTTGGCGTAAATCTCGCGCGCGTTCGACCGACGTCACAACGCAGGCTAGGGCACCGTCGGTTTCGAGACAGCAGTCATATAAGCAGAGCGGGTAGCTGATCATTCGCGCGCCCAGGTAAGTGTCTAAATCGAGCGGTCGGCCACGCATCATAGCGAAGGGGTTATTTTGGGCATGCTTCCGGGCAGCGATCGCGACGTTCGCAAAATGTTCGCGTTTCGTCCCGTACAGGTGCATGTGGCGATGCGCGTACAAACCAATGATGTCCACCGGCCGGATCAGTCCCCACGGCAGGTAAAGCGATTTGTCGTCTCGTGCGATGCCACGTTCCTGTGCCCAGGGACGCGAAGACTTCGCTCCCCGGTTTCGCGCACGGTGACATACGACCACCGAGGCTAGGCCGGTGGCGATCGCCGCGGCAGCGTGCATGATTGTTGCCGCCGAAGCCCCGCCTCCGTAAGAGATTTTGTCCCACCAGCGGAGATTGTCCACACCGAGCCTGCGAGCAATCGTGACCTCGTGGGTCGCTTCCATCTCGAACATGCTCATCCCGTCGACGTCGCGCGCCGATAGACCAGCGTCCTCTAAGGCGAGCTGAATGGCTTCGACGGCGGTGTCGGCGATGGGTCGACCAATGTCCTTGGAAAATGGCAGGTGACCGATCCCGACGATAGCTATGCGGTCCCGAATCCGGCGGAACAGATCACGATCGAGCGGGTCGACAGCGATCGCAGCCACGGCTCGGCATCCCTTGGTTTTCAGCCTGCCGCTCGCGCAACCTCAATCAGTTGAGGGATCTTGGAATCGCGGCGCACGCTTCTCCAAATTCGCTTGAACTGCTTCGATTTGATTCGCGCGGCCGATCAGCGACAACTGCAGCCGCTCCTCCAACGCAAGGCCTTCAGAAACCGTCCCCATCGTTGCCTCGTTCCACAGTCGCTTCGCGGCGCGGACGGCATCGGGCGATCGCGCCGCAATCTCCCGTGCCAAAGTGAGCGAGGCCTCGAAGGGATCGGACGCAGTGCGCGTAGCGAGCCCTAGTTGTACTGCCTCTTCTCCACTCACGATCCTGCCTGTGAAGGTGAGCTCCTTCGCAATATCCAAGCGGACCAACCGCCTCAGCGTCTGGGTGCCAGCCATGTCGGGGATCAGGCCCCATTTGATTTCCATGATGGAGAGTTGGCAGTCGGGAGCGACAATGCGGAGGTCCGCCCCGAGGGCAATCTGTAATCCTCCTCCGAACGCGACACCGTGGACTGCGGCGATGACCGGCACGGGGATCTCTTGCCACACCCAAGCCACCCGCTGGGCAAAGTTGCCGACCTTACCCTGCTCTCGCGTCAGGAGATTTGCCCCGCCGCCACCTGCCATTGCGGCAAAAGATGCAACGTCGAGTCCGGCACAAAATGCGCGTCCTGCCCCA
This window encodes:
- a CDS encoding ABC transporter permease, producing the protein MTKSAKLGFGMLMLLAALAALAPVLPLRDPVQPTAPSFGQPWPPQRSFPCGTDELGRDVCSRLLHGARLSLAVATAASLASISIGALVGLLAGYSGGFLDHLLMRCTDVVLSFPVLLLAIAVAALFEPSTTVLILVIVAVGWTTTARTIRAEVLSIARSDHVQAAIALGAGHVATLRRHILPLTLPTLITLGALTASHALLIDAGLSFIGLGVPPPAPSWGRMLSESQAYYRVAPWLMLFPGLLLTYTVAALQLVALGLKRRPS
- a CDS encoding ABC transporter permease, yielding MLIVLRALAARVISALLVLLGVTLLTFSLTLLLPGDPAVTVAGPKASPEVLQRIRRDLGLDQPFIVQYGRYLSRLMRGDLGRSYVNQEPVLSAVLERLPATSFLAIAAWSIGAALGIALGCIPILFPRTAQWAFGVTVLGLSVPAFWAGLLLLYVFAFRWPLFPLGGFGLRGVVLPACALGLGLAANYARVTMARLADVMKQPFIQAARAKGVPRQRIVLRHAMGHVLLTLLTLVGLDLAALLGGVTLTETVFNWPGLGRLAVEAVFNQDIPVLMGTVLLATTFVVCVNFLVDACYAWLDPRVRREG
- a CDS encoding OB-fold domain-containing protein, whose product is MTTCEPILLESNDGLHPDYPLPDLEDPIMRPFWDGARQGKLMLQRERHTGRLHWPPKPLYWREAELEWFEASGFGTVFSYVIAYEPFLPAFRHRLPMVLAIVETDEGARLVTYIVNCPPEQVHFGMPVRVVFERLNDAVVLPVWAPAGREGQGPTHD
- a CDS encoding crotonase/enoyl-CoA hydratase family protein, whose translation is MEERVQTEIEGGVAVVTLNRPEKLNALDLPMFEALTRSAAALADQPQIRAVVLRGAGRAFCAGLDVASFAAMAGGGGANLLTREQGKVGNFAQRVAWVWQEIPVPVIAAVHGVAFGGGLQIALGADLRIVAPDCQLSIMEIKWGLIPDMAGTQTLRRLVRLDIAKELTFTGRIVSGEEAVQLGLATRTASDPFEASLTLAREIAARSPDAVRAAKRLWNEATMGTVSEGLALEERLQLSLIGRANQIEAVQANLEKRAPRFQDPSTD
- a CDS encoding tetratricopeptide repeat protein, producing the protein MAESQGRYWDLGSGQLLLPFLGLTDERPGRPAPVTDIVQHRSVSGEQAREDPAERWYSLAIAREEAGDVEGARQAYLAALGFDPSLSDACVNLGRLAHYEGSVQRAASWYRRALEIAPDDPIAHYNLAIALEDLGDMAGAIKEYQRALECDWEFPEAHFNLSRLLRVLGQQLAAMRHLKVYRQLTGSSH
- a CDS encoding nuclear transport factor 2 family protein, which codes for MTEPADLNTRVQYLEDIGALQRLLIEYSFAADIGDAEALSTMFISDAVYELDELRLEGRQQIVATVVGQRDDPAFVATAHTVGPVVIDVDGDRAVGRGYSRLYVAEGDGVTLWRLSFNRWEFVREQGRWRISRRVTRAVGHPEAAALLRNPS
- a CDS encoding lipid-transfer protein produces the protein MAAIAVDPLDRDLFRRIRDRIAIVGIGHLPFSKDIGRPIADTAVEAIQLALEDAGLSARDVDGMSMFEMEATHEVTIARRLGVDNLRWWDKISYGGGASAATIMHAAAAIATGLASVVVCHRARNRGAKSSRPWAQERGIARDDKSLYLPWGLIRPVDIIGLYAHRHMHLYGTKREHFANVAIAARKHAQNNPFAMMRGRPLDLDTYLGARMISYPLCLYDCCLETDGALACVVTSVERARDLRQKPVLVHSVAQASGPNPVHLANYNNTKEMLSTAAFCAQLLWQRAELTPRDIDCAQIYDAFTPLVVMGLEDYGFCARGEGGPFTEGGRIEIGGELPVLTSGGGLSEAYVHGFNLILEGVRQIRGTSYNQVPDCQAVLVTGAAGVATSAVVLRSP